Proteins encoded within one genomic window of Paracoccus sp. MA:
- a CDS encoding FAD-dependent oxidoreductase — protein sequence MPDLPRSARVVIIGGGISGCSVAYHLAERGWTDIVLLERRQLTCGTTWHAAGLVGQLRASQNMTRLAKYSTDLYTRLEAETGLATGFSQRGSMTVALTEARREELLRQASMARAFGIEVSELSPRDIKGLYPNLEISDVVSGVHLPGDGQADPANIALALAKGARMRGARIHEGVKVIRVSADRGRVTGVDWQAGDERGHIAAAHVVNCGGIWGRDLAAQNGVTLPLHACEHFYIVTEAVPGLSQLPVLRVPDECAYYKEDAGKILLGAFEPVAKPWGMAGIREDFCFDQLPEDVDHFEPILEKAIARMPILAETGIHTFFNGPESFTPDDRYYLGEAPELAGYWLAAGYNSIGIVSSGGAGMVLAAWMDKGEPPFDLWEVDIRRAQPFQRNRRYLRERVTETLGLLYADHYPYRQMATARGLRRSPLHEHLKARGAVFGEVAGWERANWFAGPGEPREYRYSWGRQNWFANSAGEHRALREGVGLLDMSSFGKIRVEGRDALAFLQRLCGNDMDVAPGRIVYTQMLNARGGVESDLTATRLSETAFLLVVPGATLQRDLAWLRRHLGDAFVTITDMSAAEAVIPVMGPRSRALLSRVSPDDFSEAAHPFGTAREIEIGLGLARAHRISYVGELGWELYVSSDQAAHVFEVLAEAGEDLGLRLCGLHAMDSCRIEKAYRHFGHDITDEDHVLEAGLGFAVRTGKGDFIGREAVLRKREQGLTRRLLQFRLRDPEPLLFHNEPILRDGRIVGQLTSGAYGHTLGGAIGLGYAPCRPEETAEDLLASAWRIEVAGRLVEAEASLKPLYDPRSLRVAG from the coding sequence ATGCCCGACCTTCCCCGCTCCGCCCGCGTCGTCATCATCGGCGGCGGCATCTCGGGCTGCTCGGTCGCCTATCACCTGGCCGAGCGGGGCTGGACCGACATCGTGCTGCTGGAACGCAGGCAGCTGACCTGCGGCACGACATGGCATGCGGCGGGGCTGGTCGGGCAGTTGCGCGCCAGCCAGAACATGACCCGGCTGGCGAAATATTCGACCGACCTCTACACCCGGCTGGAGGCCGAGACCGGGCTGGCCACCGGCTTTTCGCAGCGCGGTTCGATGACGGTGGCGCTGACCGAGGCCCGGCGCGAGGAACTCTTGCGGCAAGCCTCGATGGCGCGCGCCTTCGGCATCGAGGTGAGCGAGCTTTCCCCCAGAGATATCAAGGGGCTGTATCCCAATCTTGAGATTTCGGATGTGGTGTCTGGCGTGCATCTGCCGGGCGACGGGCAGGCCGATCCGGCCAATATCGCGTTGGCGCTGGCCAAGGGCGCGCGGATGCGCGGGGCCCGCATCCACGAAGGCGTCAAGGTCATCCGCGTCAGTGCCGACCGCGGCCGCGTCACCGGCGTGGACTGGCAGGCGGGCGACGAGCGCGGCCATATCGCCGCCGCCCATGTGGTCAATTGCGGCGGCATATGGGGCCGCGACCTTGCGGCGCAGAACGGCGTCACCCTGCCGTTGCATGCCTGCGAGCATTTCTACATCGTCACCGAGGCGGTGCCGGGCCTGTCGCAGCTTCCGGTGCTGCGCGTCCCCGACGAATGCGCCTATTACAAGGAGGATGCCGGCAAGATCCTGCTCGGTGCCTTCGAACCGGTCGCCAAGCCCTGGGGCATGGCCGGCATCCGCGAGGATTTCTGCTTCGACCAGCTGCCCGAGGACGTGGACCATTTCGAGCCGATCCTGGAAAAGGCCATCGCCCGCATGCCGATCCTGGCCGAGACCGGCATCCATACCTTCTTCAACGGTCCGGAAAGCTTCACCCCCGACGACCGCTATTACCTGGGCGAGGCGCCCGAGCTGGCCGGCTACTGGCTGGCGGCGGGCTACAATTCCATCGGCATCGTCTCGTCCGGCGGGGCGGGCATGGTACTGGCGGCCTGGATGGACAAGGGCGAGCCGCCTTTCGACCTGTGGGAGGTGGATATCCGCCGCGCCCAGCCCTTCCAGCGCAACCGCCGCTATCTGCGCGAGCGCGTGACGGAAACGCTGGGGCTGCTTTATGCCGATCATTACCCTTACCGCCAGATGGCGACGGCGCGCGGGCTGCGCCGTTCGCCCCTGCACGAGCACCTGAAGGCGCGCGGTGCGGTCTTCGGCGAGGTCGCGGGCTGGGAGCGCGCCAACTGGTTCGCCGGTCCCGGCGAGCCGCGCGAATACCGCTATTCCTGGGGCCGGCAGAACTGGTTCGCAAACAGCGCCGGGGAACACCGGGCGCTGCGCGAGGGCGTCGGGCTGCTGGACATGTCGAGCTTCGGCAAGATCCGGGTCGAGGGGCGGGATGCGCTGGCCTTCCTGCAGCGGCTCTGCGGCAACGACATGGACGTGGCGCCGGGACGCATCGTCTATACGCAGATGCTGAACGCGCGCGGCGGCGTCGAGTCCGACCTGACGGCGACGCGGCTGTCCGAGACCGCCTTCCTGCTGGTGGTGCCCGGCGCGACGCTGCAGCGCGACCTGGCCTGGCTGCGCCGGCATCTGGGCGACGCCTTCGTCACCATCACCGACATGAGCGCCGCCGAGGCGGTGATCCCGGTCATGGGGCCGCGCTCGCGCGCGCTTCTGTCCCGCGTCTCGCCCGACGATTTCTCGGAGGCGGCGCATCCCTTCGGCACGGCGCGCGAGATCGAGATCGGCCTGGGCCTGGCCCGCGCGCATCGCATCTCTTACGTGGGCGAACTGGGCTGGGAGCTTTACGTCAGCTCTGACCAGGCCGCGCATGTCTTCGAGGTCCTGGCCGAGGCGGGCGAGGATCTGGGCCTGCGGCTTTGCGGCCTGCACGCGATGGACAGCTGCCGCATCGAAAAGGCCTATCGGCATTTCGGCCATGACATCACCGACGAGGATCACGTGCTGGAGGCCGGGCTGGGCTTCGCGGTCAGGACCGGCAAGGGCGATTTCATCGGCCGCGAGGCGGTGCTGCGCAAGCGCGAGCAGGGCCTGACACGCCGGCTGCTGCAGTTCCGCCTGCGCGACCCCGAGCCGCTCTTGTTCCATAACGAGCCGATCCTGCGCGACGGGCGCATCGTCGGGCAGCTGACTTCGGGCGCCTATGGCCACACGCTGGGCGGCGCCATCGGGCTGGGCTATGCGCCTTGCCGGCCGGAGGAGACGGCCGAGGACCTGCTGGCCTCGGCCTGGCGGATCGAGGTGGCGGGCCGGCTGGTCGAGGCCGAGGCGAGCCTGAAGCCGCTTTACGACCCCCGCTCGCTTCGGGTCGCGGGATAA
- a CDS encoding acyltransferase family protein, with amino-acid sequence MVPSSLYRPDIDGLRAVAVGLVVLFHAGVPGLDGGFVGVDVFFVISGYLITSILLREARDGSYSLARFYERRIRRIFPALVVVLAATTLAGFQILTPEQLAAYGKSMMATMLFVANFHLGMTSNYFAPDAETQPLLHTWSLAVEEQFYIVFPLALIALLRWYPRGVKPALWLAALLSFAACVVLTGLRPTMAFYLAPTRAWELLAGSLLAMHAPRALPAGRDWIAPLLGAAGLGLILAAGIGITADTAFPGWAAALPVLGAAALILAGGRGGGAATRLLSTPPMRGLGLISYSLYLWHWPVMVLLRFWTIDPPTPLQRTLAVAASVALSVLSWKYVEQPFRRPRRGPGRLRHPALWAGAGCILAVCALSGLIVQGRGLPGRFTAEERMLLVEEVKDGSLPCDGFRNWREIAHCPVGAPDGPESFLVWGDSHGFSLLPGLHEAMRSLDRRGLFVGIPGCVSLLGLTRTSEPFPRLCYPLGDHVLSLLDERPDIRTVYLVSRWSVYAQGMRFKHAPTARQSLIVDPESPGPSLPENPRAFRRALDRTIAEFRRRGLEIVVVNQVPDVGYHVSIATVMTARTHRKLDLRTSREEYQAFQHSTRAIFAPYAARKDIALLPLEQLFCEGAMCRITTRDGLPAYWDDNHLSRRGALELAPALAELLRRGPTDGPAGKRD; translated from the coding sequence ATGGTTCCCAGTTCCCTTTACCGCCCCGATATCGATGGATTGCGCGCTGTCGCCGTCGGCCTTGTGGTCCTGTTCCACGCCGGGGTTCCCGGGCTTGACGGGGGCTTCGTCGGCGTCGACGTCTTCTTCGTCATCTCGGGCTATCTGATCACCTCGATCCTGCTGCGCGAGGCGCGCGACGGCAGCTATTCCCTGGCCCGCTTCTACGAGCGGCGGATCAGGCGGATCTTTCCGGCGCTGGTCGTCGTCCTTGCCGCGACCACGCTCGCCGGGTTCCAGATCCTCACCCCCGAACAGCTGGCCGCCTATGGCAAGAGCATGATGGCCACCATGCTCTTCGTGGCGAATTTCCATCTGGGCATGACCTCGAACTATTTCGCGCCGGACGCGGAAACCCAGCCGCTGCTGCATACCTGGTCGCTGGCGGTCGAGGAGCAGTTCTACATCGTCTTCCCCCTGGCCCTCATCGCGCTGCTGCGCTGGTATCCGCGCGGCGTGAAACCGGCGCTGTGGCTGGCGGCGCTGCTCAGCTTTGCGGCCTGCGTGGTGCTGACCGGGCTGCGGCCGACCATGGCCTTCTACCTCGCCCCCACCCGCGCCTGGGAACTGCTGGCCGGCAGCCTGCTGGCGATGCACGCGCCGCGCGCCCTGCCGGCGGGGCGGGACTGGATCGCGCCGCTGCTGGGCGCCGCCGGGCTGGGCCTGATCCTGGCGGCGGGGATCGGCATCACCGCCGACACGGCCTTTCCCGGCTGGGCGGCGGCGCTGCCGGTGCTGGGCGCGGCGGCGCTGATCCTGGCGGGTGGGCGGGGCGGCGGGGCGGCGACCCGGCTGCTGTCCACCCCGCCGATGCGCGGCCTGGGGCTGATCTCGTATTCCCTTTACCTGTGGCACTGGCCGGTGATGGTGCTGTTGCGGTTCTGGACCATCGATCCGCCGACACCCCTGCAAAGGACGCTGGCGGTGGCGGCGTCGGTCGCCCTGTCCGTCCTGTCCTGGAAATATGTCGAGCAGCCGTTCCGCCGCCCCCGCCGCGGGCCCGGACGGCTGCGTCACCCGGCGCTCTGGGCCGGGGCGGGCTGCATCCTGGCGGTCTGCGCCCTCTCCGGCCTGATCGTCCAGGGCCGGGGCCTGCCGGGCCGCTTCACCGCCGAGGAGCGGATGCTGCTGGTCGAGGAGGTGAAGGACGGCAGCCTGCCCTGCGACGGCTTCAGGAACTGGCGCGAAATCGCGCATTGCCCGGTCGGCGCGCCGGACGGGCCGGAAAGCTTTCTGGTCTGGGGCGATTCGCACGGGTTTTCGCTGCTGCCGGGGCTGCACGAGGCGATGAGGTCGCTGGACAGGCGGGGGCTGTTCGTCGGCATTCCCGGCTGCGTTTCCCTGCTTGGCCTGACCCGGACCAGCGAGCCCTTTCCCCGGCTGTGCTACCCGCTGGGGGATCACGTGCTGTCGCTGCTGGACGAGCGGCCGGACATCCGCACGGTCTATCTGGTCAGCCGCTGGTCGGTCTATGCGCAGGGCATGCGCTTCAAGCATGCGCCCACCGCCCGCCAGAGCCTGATCGTCGATCCCGAAAGCCCGGGGCCCAGCCTTCCCGAGAACCCGCGCGCCTTTCGCCGGGCGCTTGACCGCACCATCGCGGAATTCCGGCGCCGGGGGCTGGAAATCGTGGTGGTGAACCAGGTGCCGGACGTGGGCTATCACGTCTCGATCGCCACGGTGATGACCGCCCGCACCCACAGAAAGCTGGACCTGCGCACCAGCCGCGAGGAATACCAGGCCTTTCAGCACTCGACCCGGGCGATCTTCGCCCCCTATGCCGCGCGAAAGGACATCGCGCTCTTGCCGCTGGAACAGCTGTTCTGCGAGGGCGCGATGTGCCGGATCACCACCCGGGACGGCCTGCCCGCCTATTGGGACGACAATCACCTGTCCCGGCGCGGCGCGCTGGAGCTGGCCCCGGCCCTGGCCGAATTGCTGCGCCGGGGCCCGACCGACGGGCCGGCAGGCAAGCGGGACTGA